A genome region from Sceloporus undulatus isolate JIND9_A2432 ecotype Alabama chromosome 1, SceUnd_v1.1, whole genome shotgun sequence includes the following:
- the RPS6KB2 gene encoding ribosomal protein S6 kinase beta-2 isoform X2: MKVLKKAKIACNAKDTAHTKAERNILEAIKHPFIVDLIYAFQTGGKLYLILECLSGGELFMQLEREGIFLEDTACFYLGEIILALGHLHSNGIIYRDLKPENIMLNSQGHIKLTDFGLCKESIHDGAVTHTFCGTIEYMAPEILMRSGHNRAVDWWSLGTLMYDMLTGSPPFTAENRKKTMDKILKGKLVFPPYLTPDARDLLKKFLKRNPSQRIGGGPGDAEDVQRHPFFRQINWDDLLARRIDPPFRPSLQSDDDVSQFDTRFTRQTPVDSPDDGSLSESANQAFLGFTYVAPSVLESIKEGFSFQPKLRSPRRLNSSPRTPVSPLKFSPFEAFKPSTAVELMELSTPPLVPVPEVTAPLPIKTPSGSKKKKSRGRAR, translated from the exons ATGAAAGTATTGAAGAAG GCCAAGATTGCCTGTAATGCCAAGGACACAGCCCACACAAAGGCTGAGAGAAACATCCTGGAGGCCATCAAACATCCATTCATTGTGGACCTCATCTATGCCTTCCAGACTGGTGGCAAGCTCTACCTCATCCTGGAATGCCTCAGTG GCGGGGAACTTTTCATGCAGCTGGAGCGAGAAGGCATCTTCTTGGAGGATACAGCTTG TTTCTATCTGGGTGAGATCATTCTGGCACTTGGCCACCTCCACTCTAATGGCATCATCTACCGAGATCTCAAGCCGGAGAACATAATGTTAAACAGTCAAG gGCATATTAAGCTGACGGACTTTGGTCTCTGCAAGGAGTCTATTCATGATGGAGCTGTCACCCACACCTTTTGTGGCACCATAGAGTACAT GGCCCCAGAGATATTGATGCGAAGTGGTCACAACCGGGCTGTGGACTGGTGGAGCCTTGGTACTTTGATGTATGACATGCTCACTGGCTCG CCTCCATTTACGGCTGAAAACCGCAAGAAAACGATGGACAAAATCCTGAAGGGGAAGCTGGTGTTTCCACCCTACTTGACTCCAGATGCTCGTGATCTGCTTAAGAAG TTCCTCAAAAGGAATCCCAGTCAGAGAATTGGGGGTGGACCAGGTGATGCTGAAGATGTTCAG agACATCCATTCTTCCGACAAATTAACTGGGATGACTTGCTGGCCAGGAGAATTGACCCACCCTTCCGTCCATCCCTG CAATCAGATGATGATGTCAGTCAGTTTGACACCCGCTTCACCCGGCAGACCCCTGTGGATAGTCCTGACGACGGATCCCTCAGTGAGAGTGCCAATCAGGCCTTCTTG GGATTTACCTATGTAGCCCCATCAGTGTTGGAAAGCATCAAGGAAGGTTTCTCCTTTCAGCCCAAGCTGCGATCACCACGGCGCCTCAATAGCAGCCCTCGCACACCTGTCAG tcCATTAAAGTTCTCACCATTTGAGGCCTTCAAGCCAAGCACAGCAGTAGAACTGATGGAGCTGTCGACACCCCCTCTTGTGCCTGTGCCAGAAGTCACCGCCCCACTACCCATCAAAACACCTTCTggcagcaagaagaagaaaagtcgAGGGCGGGCACGGTAG